From Streptomyces sp. GSL17-111, one genomic window encodes:
- a CDS encoding CDP-alcohol phosphatidyltransferase family protein, whose protein sequence is MEVQETRVQTDRVLTIPNMLSMARLAGVPLFLWLVLWPEFGGPNSDGWALGVLALSGVSDYLDGKLARRWNQISNLGRILDPAADRLYILSTLVGLTWRGILPLWLTGLLLLRDLVLLVNVWLLDRRGFAPPQVNFLGKAATFNLMYAFPLLLLSDGSGWVSSLAAIFGWAFAGWGTALYWWAGTLYVVQVRRILTADAATG, encoded by the coding sequence GTGGAGGTCCAGGAGACACGCGTCCAGACGGACCGGGTCCTCACCATCCCCAACATGCTGAGCATGGCCCGCCTCGCCGGTGTCCCGCTCTTCCTGTGGCTGGTCCTCTGGCCGGAGTTCGGGGGGCCGAACAGCGACGGCTGGGCCCTCGGGGTGCTGGCGCTGAGCGGTGTCAGCGACTACCTCGACGGGAAGCTGGCCCGACGCTGGAACCAGATCAGCAACCTGGGCCGGATCCTCGACCCCGCTGCCGACCGGCTGTACATCCTCTCCACGCTCGTCGGCCTGACCTGGAGGGGGATCCTCCCCTTGTGGCTCACGGGGCTGCTCCTCCTCCGCGACCTGGTGCTGCTCGTGAACGTGTGGCTCCTCGACCGCCGGGGATTCGCTCCGCCGCAGGTGAACTTCCTGGGCAAGGCCGCGACGTTCAACCTCATGTACGCTTTCCCGCTGCTGCTTCTCAGCGACGGAAGTGGGTGGGTTTCGTCACTCGCGGCAATTTTCGGATGGGCGTTCGCCGGATGGGGTACAGCTCTCTACTGGTGGGCAGGAACCCTCTACGTGGTCCAGGTCCGCCGCATTCTCACAGCGGACGCTGCGACCGGCTGA
- a CDS encoding PTS sugar transporter subunit IIA, whose product MTTVTSPLAGRVVGLGSVPDPVFSGAMVGPGTAVDPVREPCDALAPVDGVIVSLHPHAFVVVDGEGHGVLVHLGIDTVQLGGRGFELLRAKGDTVRRGDALVRWNPAAVEEGGKSPVSPVVALDGAADALTDLSDGVVVRAGDTLFTWD is encoded by the coding sequence ATGACCACCGTGACCTCTCCGCTGGCTGGACGTGTCGTCGGCCTCGGGTCCGTGCCGGACCCGGTGTTCTCCGGAGCGATGGTCGGCCCGGGGACGGCCGTCGACCCCGTGCGGGAACCGTGTGACGCGCTCGCCCCCGTGGACGGTGTCATCGTCTCCCTGCATCCCCACGCGTTCGTGGTCGTGGACGGGGAGGGGCACGGCGTCCTCGTCCACCTGGGGATCGACACCGTGCAACTCGGCGGACGGGGTTTCGAACTCCTCAGGGCGAAAGGTGACACCGTCCGCCGGGGCGACGCCCTCGTGCGCTGGAACCCGGCAGCGGTGGAGGAGGGCGGAAAGTCGCCGGTCAGTCCCGTGGTGGCGCTGGACGGGGCGGCCGACGCGCTGACGGACCTGTCCGATGGCGTCGTGGTCCGTGCCGGGGACACGCTTTTCACCTGGGACTGA
- a CDS encoding mannose-1-phosphate guanyltransferase has protein sequence MKAVVMAGGEGTRLRPMTASMPKPLLPVANRPIMEHVLRLLKRHGLTETVVTVQFLASLVKNYFGDGEELGMELTYANEEKPLGTAGSVKNAEEALKDDSFLVISGDALTDFDLTDLIDFHRERGALVTVCLTRVPNPLEFGITIVDDEGKVERFLEKPTWGQVFSDTVNTGIYVMEPEIFDYVDPDVPVDWSGDVFPQLMKEGKPIYGYVAEGYWEDVGTHESYVKAQADVLEGKVEVDLDGFEISPGVWVAEGAEVHPDAVLRGPLYIGDYAKVESGAEVREHSVIGSNVVVKSGAFLHRAVVHDNVYIGEQTNLRGCVIGKNTDVMRAARIEDGAVIGDECLVGEESIVQGNVRVYPFKTVEAGAFVNTSVIWESRGQAHLFGARGVSGILNVEITPELAVRLAGAYATTLKKGSTVTTARDHSRGARALKRAIISALQASAIDVRDLENVPLPVARQQTARGSAGGIMVRTTTGVPDSVDIMFFDERGADLSQGSQRKLDRVYARQEYRRAFPGEIGDLSFPASVFDSYAGALLRTADTSGVAEAGLKIVVDASGGSAGLVLPSLLGRLGVEALTINPGMDESRPTETTDGRRSGLVRLGEIVASARAAFGVRFDPVGERISLVDERGRIIEDHRALLVMLDLIAAERRSGRVALPVTTTRIAEQVAAYHGTQVEWTTTSPDDLTRVCRDDATIFGGDGRGGFIVPEFSSVFDGAAAFVRLIGLVARTQLTLSQIDARIPRAHVVRRDLATPWAVKGLVMRHVVEAAGDRSVDTTDGVRVVESDGRWVMVLPDPAEAVTHLWAEGPDDASAQALLDEWAAVVDGAGR, from the coding sequence ATGAAGGCCGTCGTGATGGCCGGCGGCGAAGGCACCCGCCTTCGTCCCATGACCGCGAGTATGCCCAAGCCGCTCCTGCCGGTGGCCAACCGGCCGATCATGGAGCACGTGCTGAGGCTGCTCAAGCGTCATGGTCTGACCGAAACCGTGGTGACCGTCCAGTTCCTCGCCTCCCTCGTCAAGAACTACTTCGGGGACGGCGAAGAGCTGGGGATGGAGCTCACGTACGCGAACGAGGAGAAGCCCCTCGGTACCGCGGGCAGTGTGAAGAACGCCGAAGAAGCCCTCAAGGACGACTCCTTCCTGGTGATTTCCGGAGACGCCCTCACCGACTTCGACCTGACGGATCTCATCGACTTTCACCGGGAACGCGGTGCGCTCGTGACCGTGTGCCTGACGCGGGTGCCCAATCCGCTGGAATTCGGGATCACGATCGTGGACGACGAGGGCAAGGTCGAGCGTTTCCTGGAGAAGCCGACGTGGGGCCAGGTCTTCTCGGACACCGTGAACACCGGCATCTACGTGATGGAGCCGGAGATCTTCGACTACGTCGATCCGGACGTCCCCGTGGACTGGTCGGGTGACGTCTTCCCTCAGCTCATGAAGGAGGGCAAGCCCATCTACGGCTATGTCGCCGAGGGCTACTGGGAGGACGTCGGTACCCACGAAAGCTATGTGAAGGCCCAGGCCGACGTGCTGGAGGGCAAGGTCGAGGTCGATCTGGACGGCTTCGAGATCTCCCCGGGCGTGTGGGTGGCCGAGGGGGCGGAGGTCCACCCCGACGCCGTGCTGCGCGGCCCGCTCTACATCGGGGACTACGCCAAGGTGGAGAGCGGCGCCGAAGTGCGCGAGCACTCCGTCATCGGGTCGAACGTCGTCGTCAAGAGCGGTGCCTTCCTGCACAGGGCGGTGGTGCACGACAACGTGTACATCGGCGAGCAGACGAACCTGCGCGGCTGCGTGATCGGCAAGAACACCGATGTCATGCGGGCGGCCCGTATCGAGGACGGTGCGGTCATCGGCGACGAGTGCCTGGTCGGCGAGGAGTCCATCGTCCAGGGCAACGTGCGGGTCTACCCGTTCAAGACGGTCGAGGCCGGCGCGTTCGTCAACACGTCCGTCATCTGGGAGTCCCGGGGGCAGGCCCACCTCTTCGGAGCCCGGGGCGTCTCCGGCATCCTCAACGTCGAGATCACTCCCGAGCTCGCGGTACGGCTCGCGGGGGCCTATGCGACCACGCTGAAGAAGGGGTCGACCGTCACCACCGCGCGCGACCACTCCCGTGGCGCGCGGGCGCTCAAGCGGGCCATCATCTCCGCCCTCCAGGCCAGCGCGATCGACGTCCGCGACCTGGAGAACGTGCCCCTCCCCGTGGCCCGTCAGCAGACGGCCCGAGGCAGCGCGGGCGGGATCATGGTGCGGACGACGACGGGTGTTCCCGACTCGGTGGACATCATGTTCTTCGACGAGCGGGGCGCCGACCTCTCCCAGGGGAGCCAGCGCAAGCTGGACCGGGTCTACGCACGGCAGGAGTACCGTCGGGCCTTTCCCGGTGAGATCGGTGACCTCTCCTTCCCCGCCAGCGTCTTCGACTCCTACGCGGGCGCGCTCCTGCGGACGGCGGACACCTCCGGGGTCGCGGAGGCCGGGCTCAAGATCGTGGTCGACGCGTCGGGCGGCAGCGCGGGTCTCGTCCTGCCCAGCCTCCTCGGGCGGCTCGGGGTGGAGGCCCTGACGATCAACCCGGGGATGGACGAGTCGCGTCCCACGGAGACGACGGACGGGCGCCGCTCCGGCCTGGTCAGGCTGGGCGAGATCGTGGCCTCCGCACGGGCCGCCTTCGGGGTGCGCTTCGACCCGGTGGGCGAGCGGATCTCGCTCGTGGACGAACGCGGCCGCATCATCGAGGACCACCGGGCGTTGCTCGTCATGCTCGACCTCATCGCGGCCGAGCGGCGCAGCGGCAGGGTCGCCCTGCCGGTGACCACCACGCGCATCGCCGAACAGGTCGCCGCCTACCACGGCACGCAGGTGGAGTGGACGACGACGTCCCCGGACGACCTCACGCGGGTCTGCCGCGACGACGCGACGATCTTCGGTGGCGACGGCCGCGGCGGGTTCATCGTGCCGGAGTTCAGCTCCGTGTTCGACGGTGCCGCGGCCTTCGTACGGCTCATCGGCCTCGTGGCGCGCACCCAGCTCACGCTCAGCCAGATCGACGCGCGCATCCCCCGGGCCCACGTCGTGCGGCGGGACCTGGCCACGCCGTGGGCCGTCAAGGGTCTGGTCATGCGGCACGTCGTCGAGGCGGCCGGCGACCGGTCCGTCGACACCACCGACGGCGTCCGCGTCGTGGAGTCCGACGGCCGCTGGGTCATGGTCCTGCCCGACCCGGCCGAGGCCGTCACCCACCTGTGGGCGGAGGGTCCGGACGACGCGTCGGCGCAGGCGCTGCTCGACGAGTGGGCCGCCGTGGTGGACGGTGCCGGACGCTGA